A DNA window from Thermoplasmata archaeon contains the following coding sequences:
- a CDS encoding DUF3198 domain-containing protein, whose protein sequence is MGLFRELRYELSTLVFALGVLGVVLSFTQYLIPTQSPDWLKSIHQTVGPYVVWEAFFGLLAILGGGFYFVDTIRKEREFERLVTTTSKEAFVKNMKRLEELTYDHLPSAYERRFLEKKREFRIRG, encoded by the coding sequence ATGGGCCTTTTCCGCGAGCTGCGCTACGAGTTGAGCACGCTCGTCTTCGCCCTCGGGGTCCTCGGCGTCGTCCTGTCCTTCACGCAGTACCTCATCCCGACGCAGAGCCCGGACTGGCTGAAGTCGATCCACCAGACCGTCGGCCCGTACGTCGTCTGGGAGGCGTTCTTCGGCCTGCTCGCGATCCTGGGCGGGGGCTTCTACTTCGTCGACACGATCCGGAAGGAGCGGGAGTTCGAACGGCTCGTCACGACGACGTCCAAGGAGGCTTTCGTGAAGAACATGAAGCGCCTCGAGGAGCTGACGTACGATCACCTGCCGTCCGCGTACGAGCGACGGTTTCTCGAGAAGAAGCGAGAGTTCCGAATCCGCGGTTAA
- a CDS encoding molybdenum cofactor biosynthesis protein MoaE yields MIAVQRSRIDVASVVDRVRRADAGAVVVFLGTVRADAGVRALDYEVYEPMAEKALAALADRAKSKFGVLEMSIVHRVGRVPVGDDSVVIACSAAHRGAAFAACAWAMDEVKRIVPIWKTESSAAPGRPPSRRKRRT; encoded by the coding sequence GTGATCGCGGTCCAACGGTCTCGCATCGACGTGGCGTCGGTCGTGGACCGCGTCCGCCGGGCCGACGCCGGCGCCGTCGTCGTGTTCCTCGGGACCGTGCGGGCCGACGCCGGCGTCCGCGCGCTGGACTACGAGGTCTATGAGCCGATGGCCGAGAAAGCACTCGCAGCCCTCGCCGATCGAGCGAAGTCGAAGTTCGGCGTCCTCGAGATGTCGATTGTCCATCGGGTCGGCCGCGTGCCGGTCGGCGACGACTCCGTGGTCATCGCGTGCTCCGCCGCCCATCGGGGCGCGGCGTTCGCCGCCTGCGCGTGGGCGATGGACGAGGTCAAGCGGATCGTCCCGATCTGGAAGACCGAATCGTCCGCGGCTCCGGGGCGGCCGCCGTCCCGCCGGAAGCGCCGGACCTAG
- a CDS encoding RIO1 family regulatory kinase/ATPase has translation MSNDPLDASVQWRIDHGTIELRERGYRGTADAILDAGLATDVLRMISAGKEADVYLCAYNGAPLAVKAYRLYRTSHRGGRPIKVDTMSWLAAHEFEMMRQAWKGGAPVPAPARRVENLLSMRYLGDDDGPAPRLHDVELDSPEPFLTAVLEGVAALGRAGIVHSDLSAYNILVHAGRSWFIDFSAAIRVDRTGEAPWVRLTRARDALIHGLSALQAYFRRYDLSIDVERIAAGIVASLDRFKVLEGDSSER, from the coding sequence ATGTCGAACGATCCGCTCGACGCGAGCGTCCAATGGCGAATCGATCACGGGACGATCGAGTTGCGCGAGCGCGGCTACCGCGGGACCGCCGACGCCATCCTCGACGCGGGCCTTGCGACGGACGTCCTCCGCATGATCAGCGCGGGCAAGGAGGCGGACGTGTACCTGTGCGCGTACAACGGCGCGCCGCTTGCGGTGAAGGCGTATCGGCTCTACCGAACGTCCCACCGCGGCGGCCGTCCGATCAAAGTCGACACGATGTCGTGGCTCGCGGCGCACGAGTTCGAGATGATGCGGCAGGCCTGGAAAGGAGGCGCCCCGGTCCCCGCCCCGGCCCGGCGCGTCGAGAACCTCCTGTCAATGCGGTATCTTGGTGACGACGACGGCCCGGCCCCCCGCCTGCACGATGTAGAGCTCGATTCGCCCGAGCCGTTCTTGACGGCGGTCCTCGAAGGCGTCGCCGCGCTCGGCCGCGCGGGGATTGTGCATTCGGACCTGAGCGCGTACAACATCCTCGTGCACGCCGGACGTTCATGGTTCATTGATTTTTCGGCTGCGATCCGAGTGGATCGGACGGGGGAGGCGCCCTGGGTTCGACTCACGAGGGCGCGAGACGCCCTCATCCACGGACTGAGCGCGCTGCAGGCGTACTTCCGGAGGTACGATCTCTCGATTGACGTCGAGCGCATCGCGGCCGGCATCGTCGCATCGCTCGACCGGTTCAAGGTCCTCGAGGGCGATTCGAGCGAGAGGTAG
- a CDS encoding radical SAM protein → MKVVILDGYVDEPSNFGVPPYISPYPRYVAGAVHDAGHDWEYVTIDRVRAGASPRGDLLVVLSGPIVPGKYLRSLPISEREIVRHARAFEGPRVFGGPLARFRYYDEALVEPFDWVALRDIDTAVFDWLRTGEWTHRDRTVEEWDRWALLGADVIRAHPDFPEPLTVELDTSKGCVRYVNKGCSFCIEPMYGKPKFRPVDGVVAEVRRLAELGAVNFRLGGQADFFSYQAIGLGSSPTPQINVGAIRRLLEGIRAAAPDLKVLHTDNGDPAMMIAHPEEAIESMRDLVRLSTPGTLLSFGLESADPRVTEANNLNIDADGCLEAIRMVNAVGRERGENGMPRLLPGLNFVAGLDGETKKTFELNLAFLKRLLEEDLWVRRINIRQVRPVRREFEPTGLYREFRRFKEAVRTGIDHEMLQRVVPEGTVLRDIFLELQDGHVAYGRQIGTYPILVGLPYDAPLNRFVDVRVTSHGQRSLTAVEYPLDVNRAPLAAISALPGIGAKRAARIVRARPFASLPAFAASLDDPAVADRVAPFLRLAA, encoded by the coding sequence ATGAAGGTCGTGATCCTCGACGGCTACGTCGACGAGCCCTCGAACTTCGGCGTGCCGCCGTACATCTCGCCGTACCCGAGATACGTCGCAGGCGCCGTCCACGACGCCGGGCACGACTGGGAATACGTCACGATCGATCGGGTCCGCGCGGGCGCCTCGCCGAGAGGCGATTTGCTCGTCGTCCTCTCGGGGCCGATCGTGCCGGGCAAATACCTCCGCAGCTTGCCCATCAGCGAGCGGGAGATCGTCCGACACGCGAGAGCGTTCGAAGGACCGCGCGTCTTCGGCGGCCCGCTCGCACGGTTTCGCTACTACGATGAGGCGCTCGTCGAGCCGTTCGACTGGGTGGCGTTGCGCGACATCGACACGGCGGTCTTCGATTGGCTGCGGACCGGCGAGTGGACCCACCGCGACCGCACCGTGGAGGAATGGGACCGCTGGGCGCTCCTCGGGGCGGACGTGATCCGAGCCCACCCGGACTTCCCGGAGCCGCTGACGGTCGAGCTCGATACGTCCAAAGGGTGCGTCCGGTACGTCAACAAGGGCTGCTCGTTCTGCATCGAGCCGATGTACGGCAAGCCGAAGTTCCGTCCCGTCGATGGCGTCGTCGCGGAGGTCCGCCGCCTCGCCGAACTCGGCGCGGTGAACTTCCGCCTCGGAGGCCAGGCGGATTTCTTCAGCTATCAGGCGATCGGACTCGGATCCTCGCCGACACCGCAGATCAACGTGGGTGCGATTCGACGGCTGCTCGAGGGAATTCGCGCCGCCGCGCCGGACCTGAAGGTGCTGCACACGGACAACGGCGATCCCGCGATGATGATCGCGCATCCGGAGGAGGCGATCGAGTCGATGCGAGACCTCGTGCGCCTTTCAACCCCCGGCACGCTTCTGTCGTTCGGCCTCGAGTCGGCCGATCCCCGCGTCACGGAGGCGAACAACCTGAACATCGATGCGGACGGATGCCTCGAGGCGATCCGCATGGTGAACGCGGTGGGCCGGGAGCGCGGCGAGAACGGCATGCCGCGTCTCCTGCCCGGCCTGAACTTCGTCGCGGGCCTCGACGGCGAGACGAAGAAGACGTTCGAGCTGAACCTCGCCTTCCTGAAGCGGCTCCTCGAGGAGGACCTCTGGGTTCGACGGATCAACATCCGCCAGGTGCGGCCCGTGCGCCGGGAGTTCGAGCCGACGGGACTGTATCGCGAATTCCGGCGATTCAAGGAGGCCGTGCGGACCGGAATCGATCACGAGATGCTGCAACGGGTCGTCCCGGAAGGGACGGTCCTTCGGGACATCTTCCTGGAGTTGCAAGATGGCCACGTGGCCTACGGCCGGCAGATCGGGACGTATCCGATCCTCGTCGGGCTGCCCTACGACGCGCCGCTCAACCGGTTCGTCGACGTACGCGTCACGAGCCACGGCCAACGCTCGCTGACGGCCGTCGAGTACCCACTCGACGTGAACCGCGCGCCCCTCGCGGCGATCTCCGCCCTCCCGGGCATCGGGGCGAAGCGCGCCGCGCGCATCGTTCGAGCGAGGCCGTTTGCCTCGTTGCCGGCCTTCGCCGCCTCCCTCGACGATCCCGCGGTGGCCGACCGCGTCGCGCCGTTCCTCCGGCTCGCGGCCTAG
- a CDS encoding MoaD/ThiS family protein, translating to MRVRVRLFATYREIAGEGALPWTLPEGARLRDLVDALVGTYPRLAGHTEAMLLAVNLSYASPDVVLHDGDEVAVMPPVSGGGT from the coding sequence GTGCGCGTGCGGGTCCGGCTCTTCGCGACGTACCGCGAGATCGCCGGCGAAGGCGCGCTCCCCTGGACCCTCCCGGAAGGCGCGCGGCTCCGGGACCTCGTCGACGCCCTCGTGGGGACGTACCCGCGGCTCGCCGGCCACACGGAGGCGATGCTCCTCGCGGTGAACCTGAGCTACGCCTCCCCGGACGTCGTCTTGCACGACGGCGACGAGGTCGCCGTCATGCCGCCCGTCAGCGGGGGCGGGACGTGA
- a CDS encoding DUF5654 family protein, with translation MAEERKVSMSEVRKTISTSLAAAFGFVIALLWNNVVTGGLKVAGVDTTFQTITPIGWVGYLVTALVLTLVMIGLIIVIGRWGSK, from the coding sequence ATGGCGGAGGAACGAAAAGTCTCAATGTCGGAAGTGCGAAAGACGATTTCGACCTCGTTGGCGGCCGCCTTCGGGTTCGTGATCGCACTGTTGTGGAACAACGTGGTAACGGGCGGGCTCAAGGTGGCGGGAGTCGACACGACGTTTCAGACGATCACACCGATCGGATGGGTTGGCTATCTTGTGACTGCGCTCGTTCTGACGCTTGTGATGATTGGCCTCATCATCGTCATCGGCCGGTGGGGCAGCAAGTAG
- a CDS encoding prealbumin-like fold domain-containing protein has product MGKGIPIAGMAGLIAVALVVAALATPPPSPAVDSSLFELGPVQGADIVCAAPDPPPDWGCIFDANGNAVNLFGGDVAAFLKDDQSQSGASDRTTFSGAGGSNKNNDPIKKWHWDAGNVPAKDDFSNAYAWATVNADGHLIVYSGFERIDASGDSHVDIEFFQARVALDEALPCDDPGADPTPCNFVGTRTVGDIIVSMDFTIGGDFGSLSIREWDGSTYVEIGSLGAEGCNAADTICGFNNGGDINGGPWPNYDRHGNEITNLPKNAFTEFGIDITAVARETPCISVVMGKTRSSQSFTAELKDFAPPTAFPVCSLTWHKVDNKAQPFGGATFELCRTHDYVNGQFVDIRDVCVTVVDNTDGDLDAGDVDMDGAPGEFQVSVTVLGRYTLRETVAPPGYGLDPDTVTVDFIGTALHVDVGEAFVDERPILKLTEFGYTNTPTGTPTGGVVSGTTVYTVTLKNFGGATGLVSGTLTVTVSNAGGGTFSCSGSGVSGCTLTFSGVSLAPGAEATFSLTLVYSDMADGAVVSASLSASYTTPPDTTVVRVPSGVPATISFTVQAD; this is encoded by the coding sequence GTGGGCAAGGGCATACCGATCGCAGGAATGGCGGGCCTCATTGCGGTGGCCCTTGTGGTGGCCGCCCTCGCCACGCCGCCACCGTCGCCGGCCGTCGACTCGAGCCTGTTCGAACTCGGTCCCGTGCAGGGCGCGGACATCGTGTGCGCGGCCCCGGATCCACCGCCGGACTGGGGATGTATCTTCGACGCGAACGGGAACGCCGTGAACCTGTTCGGGGGCGACGTCGCCGCCTTCTTGAAGGACGATCAGTCCCAAAGCGGGGCCTCGGACCGAACGACGTTCTCCGGCGCGGGCGGTTCGAACAAGAACAACGATCCCATCAAGAAATGGCACTGGGACGCCGGCAATGTGCCCGCGAAGGACGACTTCTCGAACGCCTACGCGTGGGCGACCGTGAACGCGGACGGGCACCTCATCGTCTATTCAGGCTTCGAGCGGATCGACGCGTCCGGCGACAGCCACGTCGACATCGAGTTCTTCCAGGCGAGGGTCGCGTTGGATGAAGCACTCCCGTGCGACGATCCCGGCGCGGACCCGACCCCGTGCAATTTCGTCGGGACTCGGACGGTCGGAGACATCATCGTCTCGATGGACTTCACGATCGGCGGCGATTTCGGATCCTTGTCGATCCGGGAGTGGGATGGCTCCACGTACGTCGAGATCGGCTCGCTGGGCGCCGAGGGATGCAACGCCGCGGACACGATCTGCGGATTCAACAATGGCGGCGACATCAACGGCGGCCCATGGCCGAACTACGACCGGCACGGGAACGAAATCACGAACCTGCCGAAGAACGCCTTCACGGAGTTCGGGATCGACATCACCGCGGTGGCCCGGGAAACCCCGTGCATCTCCGTCGTGATGGGGAAGACGCGGAGCTCGCAGTCGTTCACCGCCGAGCTGAAGGACTTCGCGCCGCCGACCGCGTTCCCCGTCTGCAGCCTCACCTGGCACAAGGTCGACAACAAGGCCCAGCCGTTCGGCGGGGCCACGTTTGAGCTGTGCCGGACCCACGACTACGTCAACGGCCAGTTCGTCGACATCCGGGACGTCTGCGTGACCGTCGTCGACAACACCGACGGCGACTTGGACGCCGGCGACGTGGACATGGACGGCGCGCCGGGAGAGTTCCAGGTCAGCGTCACCGTCCTCGGGAGATACACGCTCCGCGAGACGGTCGCGCCGCCCGGCTACGGCCTCGATCCGGACACCGTGACGGTCGACTTCATCGGCACGGCCCTGCACGTCGACGTCGGGGAGGCGTTCGTGGACGAGCGACCGATCCTGAAGCTGACGGAGTTCGGGTACACGAACACGCCGACGGGAACGCCGACCGGGGGCGTTGTCTCCGGGACGACCGTGTACACGGTCACGCTGAAGAACTTCGGTGGCGCGACCGGGCTCGTGTCCGGCACGCTGACCGTGACCGTGTCGAATGCGGGAGGCGGGACCTTCAGCTGTTCCGGGAGCGGGGTGTCCGGCTGCACGCTGACGTTCTCCGGGGTCTCCTTGGCCCCGGGAGCGGAGGCGACGTTCAGCCTGACGCTCGTGTACAGCGACATGGCCGACGGCGCCGTAGTTTCCGCGAGCCTGTCCGCGTCGTACACGACGCCGCCCGACACGACGGTGGTCCGGGTGCCGTCCGGGGTCCCCGCGACGATCTCCTTCACCGTACAGGCGGACTGA
- the hflX gene encoding GTPase HflX, whose translation MDVLLVSLTPAVEEITALLASAGHRIVETIVQRRDRPDGRTFVGRGKLDEIRQRVETGGVDVVVFNGELRPTMHHILERDLGVECYDRLRVLLELFAQRATSREGKLQVELALLQYEVPLLREWIHETDIGERPGFMAGGAQRVDAYYETVKRRIKRIRDELGTIRRERDVRRAVRKDRGYHLVALAGYANAGKSSLLNALTDEHVLVEDRMFSTLATTTRSLVGTRKRILLTDTIGFVDGVPFWMVEAFNATFEEILRADLILLLIDAVDSDDEIRRKVRLAARTLFPNVSADVVVPILTKTDLLPEATAMARARLLAESEFHRAALPISVRTGQGLPELRAAIHRAFVYPIELHLVLVQDAGAGGKLHWLYEHTEVVSADHRGDRIDVVVRCRPRDRVTAESLGRVVLARAVG comes from the coding sequence TTGGACGTCCTCCTGGTCTCCCTCACCCCTGCGGTCGAGGAGATCACGGCGCTCCTCGCCTCCGCCGGTCACCGCATCGTCGAGACAATCGTCCAGCGGCGGGACCGCCCGGACGGCCGCACCTTCGTCGGTCGGGGGAAGCTCGACGAAATCCGACAGCGCGTCGAGACGGGCGGCGTCGACGTCGTGGTGTTCAACGGCGAGCTGCGTCCGACGATGCATCACATCCTCGAGCGGGACCTCGGCGTCGAGTGCTACGACCGCCTGCGGGTCCTCCTTGAGCTGTTCGCGCAGCGCGCCACGAGCCGGGAAGGCAAGCTGCAGGTCGAACTCGCGCTGCTGCAGTATGAGGTCCCCCTGCTGCGCGAGTGGATTCACGAAACGGACATCGGCGAGCGACCCGGCTTCATGGCCGGCGGCGCTCAGCGGGTCGACGCGTACTACGAGACGGTCAAGCGGCGAATCAAGAGGATCCGCGACGAGCTCGGGACGATCCGACGCGAGCGCGACGTGCGGCGGGCCGTGCGCAAGGATCGCGGATACCACCTCGTCGCCCTCGCCGGATACGCGAACGCGGGCAAGTCGTCCCTGCTGAATGCCCTGACGGACGAGCACGTCCTCGTCGAAGACCGAATGTTCTCGACGCTCGCGACGACGACCCGGAGCCTCGTCGGGACCCGCAAGCGGATCCTGCTCACGGACACGATCGGTTTCGTCGACGGGGTTCCGTTCTGGATGGTCGAGGCGTTCAACGCGACGTTCGAGGAAATCCTCCGGGCGGACCTGATCCTCCTGCTCATCGACGCGGTCGACTCGGACGATGAGATCCGCCGGAAGGTGCGCCTCGCGGCCCGGACCCTCTTCCCGAACGTGTCCGCCGACGTCGTCGTGCCGATCCTGACGAAGACGGACCTCTTGCCGGAGGCGACGGCGATGGCGAGAGCCCGGCTCCTCGCGGAATCGGAGTTCCACCGGGCCGCGCTCCCGATCTCCGTGCGGACGGGCCAGGGCCTCCCGGAGCTCCGAGCCGCGATCCATCGGGCGTTCGTCTATCCAATCGAACTGCACCTGGTCTTGGTCCAGGACGCCGGCGCGGGCGGGAAACTCCACTGGCTGTACGAGCACACGGAGGTCGTGTCGGCGGACCACCGCGGGGACCGAATCGATGTCGTCGTCCGGTGCCGGCCTCGGGACCGCGTGACCGCGGAGTCGCTCGGGCGGGTCGTGCTCGCCCGCGCCGTCGGGTGA
- a CDS encoding HIT family protein — protein sequence MQLDEAREEPTRRGGGLSSVGRKKADCPICRRGRPLDVVAVLSSAWVSAPPRAALPGYVAVVSKRHVVEPFELPVAAGFAFWQDVLLVSKALADLLAPVKMNYEIHGNTIPHLHVHLYPRFQADPFVGRPIDSREASFVRSKAERTRIGRAIRRAAIGSHSARTAHR from the coding sequence ATGCAACTGGACGAGGCCAGAGAAGAGCCGACACGACGGGGCGGAGGTCTCTCATCCGTCGGTCGGAAGAAGGCGGACTGTCCGATCTGTCGGCGAGGTCGGCCCCTCGATGTCGTCGCCGTCCTGTCTTCGGCCTGGGTCAGCGCCCCGCCAAGGGCCGCGTTGCCCGGGTACGTCGCCGTCGTCTCTAAGCGTCACGTCGTCGAACCGTTCGAATTGCCGGTCGCGGCCGGGTTCGCATTCTGGCAGGATGTCCTGCTCGTCTCGAAGGCCCTCGCGGACCTCCTCGCGCCCGTCAAGATGAACTACGAGATTCACGGGAACACGATTCCGCATCTCCACGTCCACCTGTATCCGCGGTTCCAGGCGGATCCCTTCGTGGGTCGACCGATCGATTCACGAGAGGCATCCTTCGTGCGGTCGAAGGCGGAGAGGACCCGGATCGGCCGCGCGATTCGGCGAGCCGCTATCGGATCCCACTCAGCGCGGACGGCCCATCGCTAG
- the moaC gene encoding cyclic pyranopterin monophosphate synthase MoaC, producing the protein MAKMVDIGGKPDVRRRAVASGSIRLKPATIRAVRARRVEKGDPIAAAEIAAIQAMKTVWQVLPHTHPIPITAAGVTFDVRGDRITATTTVEATYKTGVEMEALYGVAVALLTVWDMVKSLEKDRGGQYPTARIEDVRVVSKEKGDRKARP; encoded by the coding sequence ATGGCGAAGATGGTCGACATCGGGGGAAAGCCGGATGTGCGCCGGCGGGCCGTGGCCTCCGGTTCGATTCGACTCAAGCCCGCGACGATCCGCGCGGTCCGGGCTCGCCGTGTCGAGAAGGGCGATCCGATCGCGGCCGCGGAGATTGCCGCGATCCAGGCGATGAAGACCGTATGGCAGGTCCTCCCTCACACCCATCCAATTCCAATCACCGCGGCGGGCGTGACGTTCGACGTGCGAGGCGATCGGATCACCGCGACGACGACCGTCGAGGCGACGTACAAAACCGGCGTGGAGATGGAAGCCCTTTACGGCGTCGCGGTCGCGCTGCTGACCGTATGGGACATGGTGAAGTCACTCGAGAAGGACCGCGGCGGGCAGTATCCGACGGCACGGATCGAGGACGTCCGCGTCGTGTCGAAGGAGAAGGGCGATCGGAAGGCGAGACCGTAG
- a CDS encoding molybdenum cofactor biosynthesis protein B, whose translation MAVPAKHKEHAPASVKCGIVTVSDSRTTETDESGRLIRDLLLRAGHSVLFYVVVRDEAKPILDAVEQASWTCDAILTNGGTGLGKRDVTIPTLLSTFDKTLPGFGELFRSLSYQAIGSAAMLSGAVAGVYHGRLVFCLPGSPDACRLAIEKLILPELGHAVGVMER comes from the coding sequence ATGGCGGTCCCCGCGAAGCACAAAGAACACGCGCCGGCCTCCGTGAAGTGCGGCATCGTGACGGTGTCCGACAGCCGGACCACGGAGACGGACGAGTCCGGGAGACTCATCCGAGACCTCCTGCTCCGCGCCGGTCACTCGGTCCTCTTCTACGTCGTCGTCAGGGACGAAGCGAAGCCGATCCTCGATGCGGTCGAGCAAGCGTCGTGGACTTGCGATGCCATCCTGACGAACGGCGGGACGGGGCTCGGGAAGCGCGACGTGACGATCCCCACTCTCCTCTCGACGTTCGACAAGACGTTGCCCGGATTCGGCGAGCTGTTCCGCTCGCTGTCATACCAGGCAATCGGAAGCGCCGCGATGCTCTCCGGTGCCGTCGCCGGCGTCTACCACGGCCGGCTCGTGTTCTGTCTCCCCGGTTCCCCGGACGCGTGTCGTCTCGCAATCGAGAAGCTCATCCTCCCGGAGCTCGGGCATGCGGTCGGGGTGATGGAGCGTTGA
- the glp gene encoding gephyrin-like molybdotransferase Glp, which yields MKRAHDHESHAGHAARPLKALISLDEAIRIAVDLVRPIERTETPPLADALRRVVAEDVRSAIDVPLADRAAMDGYAVRAQDSVRAGTAHPVALRCIETHHADGVPRAVVSAGRCTKVATGTTMPGGADAVVMIEDTERDGDRVTVRESVEPGENVSRRGSDVERGSTVVHAGEVLTPAKIGALAAIGHARVRLYAKPRVSILVTGDEVVPLGRSLRAGQVYDVNSHTIAGVVRENGGEPKLEGRAPDRLATLRTALKKAAGNDLVVVSGGSSVGEKDLVAEALESMGDLVFHGIAVKPGRPTALGLVDGTAVLGLPGNPTSCLSNGYVLLAPMLRRIARLPPARETVIEVPLAMRLASKIGRLEFHTVRIVDGQAVPAYKESGAITSMAHADGYVEIPADVDRIEKGEIVRVVLF from the coding sequence TTGAAGCGAGCTCACGATCACGAAAGCCACGCGGGCCATGCCGCGCGACCGCTGAAGGCGTTGATTTCCCTGGACGAAGCGATTCGGATTGCGGTGGATCTCGTGCGGCCGATCGAGCGCACCGAGACGCCGCCACTCGCTGACGCGTTGCGGCGAGTCGTCGCGGAGGATGTGCGCTCGGCGATTGACGTGCCCCTTGCCGATCGCGCGGCGATGGATGGATACGCGGTCCGGGCGCAGGATTCGGTCCGTGCCGGGACGGCCCACCCCGTTGCGCTCCGGTGCATCGAGACCCACCATGCGGATGGCGTGCCCCGCGCCGTCGTGAGCGCGGGCCGATGCACGAAGGTGGCCACGGGTACGACGATGCCAGGGGGTGCGGACGCCGTCGTGATGATCGAGGACACGGAGCGAGATGGGGATCGCGTGACCGTGCGCGAATCGGTCGAACCGGGGGAGAACGTCTCGCGCCGGGGAAGCGACGTCGAACGCGGATCCACCGTCGTCCACGCCGGAGAGGTCCTCACCCCCGCGAAAATCGGCGCACTGGCGGCGATCGGCCATGCGAGGGTCCGCCTGTACGCGAAGCCACGCGTCTCGATCCTCGTCACGGGCGACGAGGTCGTCCCGCTCGGTCGGTCGCTTCGAGCGGGCCAGGTGTACGACGTCAACTCGCACACAATCGCCGGCGTCGTTCGGGAAAATGGCGGGGAACCGAAGCTGGAGGGGCGCGCGCCCGACCGGCTGGCGACGCTTCGGACCGCGCTGAAGAAAGCGGCCGGAAACGATCTCGTCGTCGTCTCGGGCGGCTCGTCCGTGGGCGAGAAAGACCTCGTTGCCGAGGCCCTCGAATCGATGGGCGATCTGGTGTTCCATGGGATCGCGGTGAAGCCCGGGCGGCCGACCGCCCTCGGCCTCGTGGATGGGACGGCGGTCCTGGGGCTCCCCGGGAACCCGACCTCGTGCTTGTCGAACGGCTACGTGCTCCTCGCCCCGATGCTCCGTCGCATCGCGCGATTGCCGCCCGCGCGGGAAACCGTGATCGAGGTGCCGTTGGCAATGCGACTCGCCTCGAAGATCGGTCGCCTCGAGTTCCACACCGTCCGCATCGTCGACGGACAGGCGGTGCCGGCGTACAAGGAGAGCGGCGCGATCACATCGATGGCCCATGCGGACGGCTACGTCGAGATTCCCGCGGATGTCGACCGGATCGAGAAGGGTGAGATTGTCCGAGTCGTCCTCTTCTGA
- a CDS encoding UPF0179 family protein: MVQITLVGERQAVVGHEFVYRGPQPACRPCKVRAACLNQDVGRRYRITQVRDVAHPCLLNEELARVVEVEPTSPECSVAARTAVEGAVLAYKKIVCANAACPNFRTCHPIGIEPGTRIRILEAGRELDCPLGYSIVPAKVAYAD, from the coding sequence GTGGTCCAGATCACGCTTGTCGGCGAGAGGCAGGCGGTTGTGGGCCACGAATTCGTGTACCGCGGACCGCAGCCGGCGTGCAGGCCGTGCAAGGTCCGTGCGGCGTGCCTGAACCAGGACGTCGGACGCCGCTATCGCATCACGCAGGTTCGCGACGTCGCGCATCCGTGCCTCCTGAACGAGGAGCTCGCTCGAGTCGTCGAGGTCGAGCCCACCTCCCCGGAGTGCAGCGTGGCCGCACGGACCGCGGTCGAGGGCGCCGTCCTCGCCTACAAGAAAATCGTGTGCGCCAACGCCGCGTGCCCGAACTTCCGGACGTGCCATCCGATCGGCATCGAGCCGGGAACTCGGATCCGCATCCTCGAGGCGGGACGGGAACTTGATTGCCCCCTCGGATATTCGATTGTCCCCGCGAAGGTCGCGTACGCGGATTGA
- a CDS encoding GNAT family N-acetyltransferase: MVLIERANPTDRADVERLIAAYITSEGVKPRPERITWGVEQVLRNRVGGVLLVAREKRAVVGVALAVYSPSAEHGRLLVVNDFFVDPAMRRKGVGRALATRLLDEAKAMRVERIDLEVTPTNAAAAAFWKSLGFRTAGRTVYGKDIV; encoded by the coding sequence ATGGTCCTCATCGAGCGCGCGAATCCGACGGACCGCGCGGACGTCGAGCGCCTGATCGCGGCCTACATCACCTCCGAGGGCGTGAAGCCGCGTCCGGAGCGGATCACGTGGGGCGTCGAGCAGGTCCTGCGAAACCGCGTTGGCGGGGTGCTGCTCGTCGCCCGGGAGAAGCGGGCGGTCGTGGGGGTCGCCTTGGCGGTCTACTCTCCGTCTGCGGAGCACGGACGTCTCCTGGTGGTCAACGACTTTTTCGTCGACCCGGCGATGCGGCGGAAAGGCGTCGGCCGAGCCCTCGCGACCCGACTCCTGGATGAAGCGAAGGCGATGCGCGTCGAGCGGATCGATCTCGAGGTCACGCCGACGAACGCGGCCGCGGCGGCCTTCTGGAAGTCGTTGGGCTTTCGGACGGCTGGCCGCACGGTGTACGGGAAGGACATCGTCTAG